The following are encoded in a window of Mycoplasmopsis bovis PG45 genomic DNA:
- a CDS encoding variable surface lipoprotein, with amino-acid sequence MKKSKFLLLGSVASLASIPFIAAKCGETKEEKKPEVDKPKLSETLKSITGNDLGKVQVAEQDKSNKEKIETAIKEAIVTKVPTLKDKELNLNADLSKKSVTVSAKGFEGEVTLKFEIETQSVAKPKLSETLKSITGNDLGKVQVAEQDKSNKEKIETAIKEAIVTKVPTLKDKELNLNADLSKKSVTVSAKGFEGEVTLKFEIETQSAENPSDEMNPGGENQTESDEEPEEETEGTLTEDEEKLIDKNLYNGLTQDENHIWGEDDDLDTPANSGTKNQGTGAPKSPQQGTGAPKSPQQGTGAPKAPQQGTGAPKAPQQGTGAPKAPQQGTGAPKAPQQGTGAPKAPQQGTGAPKSPQQGAETNSGKK; translated from the coding sequence GGATCAGTAGCTTCATTAGCTTCAATTCCCTTTATAGCAGCTAAATGTGGTGAAACCAAAGAAGAGAAGAAGCCAGAAGTTGACAAACCAAAGCTTAGCGAAACATTAAAATCTATTACTGGTAATGATTTAGGAAAAGTACAAGTTGCTGAACAAGATAAAAGCAACAAAGAAAAAATTGAAACAGCTATCAAAGAAGCTATTGTTACAAAAGTTCCAACACTAAAAGACAAGGAATTAAATTTAAACGCTGATTTAAGCAAGAAAAGCGTAACTGTTTCTGCTAAAGGCTTCGAAGGTGAAGTTACTCTTAAATTTGAGATTGAAACACAATCAGTAGCAAAACCAAAGCTTAGCGAAACATTAAAATCTATTACTGGTAATGATTTAGGAAAAGTACAAGTTGCTGAACAAGATAAAAGCAACAAAGAAAAAATTGAAACAGCTATCAAAGAAGCTATTGTTACAAAAGTTCCAACACTAAAAGACAAGGAATTAAATTTAAACGCTGATTTAAGCAAGAAAAGCGTAACTGTTTCTGCTAAAGGCTTCGAAGGTGAAGTTACCCTTAAATTTGAGATTGAAACACAATCAGCGGAAAATCCAAGTGATGAAATGAACCCTGGGGGAGAAAATCAAACAGAATCTGACGAAGAACCAGAAGAAGAAACTGAAGGTACACTAACTGAAGACGAAGAAAAACTAATAGATAAAAATCTTTATAATGGTCTTACTCAAGATGAGAATCATATTTGAGGTGAAGATGATGATCTAGATACACCAGCTAACTCAGGCACAAAAAATCAAGGTACAGGAGCACCTAAATCACCACAACAAGGTACAGGAGCACCTAAATCACCGCAACAAGGTACAGGAGCACCTAAAGCACCACAACAAGGTACAGGAGCACCTAAAGCACCACAACAAGGTACAGGAGCACCTAAAGCACCACAACAAGGTACAGGAGCACCTAAAGCACCACAACAAGGTACAGGAGCACCTAAAGCACCACAACAAGGTACAGGAGCACCTAAATCACCGCAACAAGGTGCAGAAACTAACTCAGGCAAAAAATAG